The proteins below are encoded in one region of Elgaria multicarinata webbii isolate HBS135686 ecotype San Diego chromosome 20, rElgMul1.1.pri, whole genome shotgun sequence:
- the CALML6 gene encoding calmodulin-like protein 6 yields MWQGLRTKLKNFSSNQPEYSKKMTETLTPEQITEYKGIFEMFDEEGNGLVKTSELESLMSLIGINPTKRELTTMAKDVDKDNKGTFNCDGFLVLMGIYHEKSKNQDEELRAAFKVFDKEHKGYIEWDTLKYVLMNAGEPLNEHEAELMMKEADKDGDGTIDYEEFVAMMTGESFKLT; encoded by the exons ATGTGGCAGGGGCTGAGAA CAAAGCTCAAGAACTTCTCCTCAAACCAGCCGGAATACAGCAAGAAAATG ACGGAAACGCTGACGCCGGAGCAGATCACGGAGTACAAGGGCATCTTCGAGATGTTTGACGAAGAGGGGAACGGCTTAGTCAAAACGAGTGAGCTGGAAAGTTTGATGAGCTTGATTGGCATCAATCCCACCAAGAGGGAACTTACGACCATGGCAAAAGACGTCGACAAAGACA ATAAAGGCACCTTCAACTGTGACGGGTTTCTGGTATTGATGGGCATTTACCACGAAAAGTCAAAAAACCAAGACGAAGAGCTAAGGGCAGCCTTCAAGGTCTTCGATAAAGAACACAAAGGCTACATTGAGTGGGACACACTGAA GTATGTGCTGATGAATGCTGGAGAGCCACTGAATGAACATGAAGCCGAGCTCATGATGAAAGAAGCTGACAAAGACGGGGATGGGACCATTGATTACGAAG